Proteins from a single region of Balaenoptera acutorostrata chromosome 16, mBalAcu1.1, whole genome shotgun sequence:
- the COL17A1 gene encoding collagen alpha-1(XVII) chain: MDVTKKNKRDGTEVTERIITEMITTRLTSLPPKGGTSNGYAKTGSLGGGSRQEKQSLMHGSSGYINSSGSTRGNASTSSYRRAPGELASTLPNSPGSTFERKTHVTRHGTYEGSSSGNSSPEYPRKEFASSSTRGRSQTRESEIRVRLQSASPSTRWTELDDVKRLLKGSRSASVSPTRNSSNTLPIPKKGTVETKVVTASSQSVSGTYDTTILDASLPSHMWSSTLPAGSSMGTYHNNVTAQSSSLLNTNAYSAGSVFGVPNNMASCSPTLQPGTSTSSSVFGMQNNLAPSSPALSHGMATTSTAYGVKKNMPQSPAVVSTGVSTSTASTTSVQNDDLLHKDCKFLILEKDNTPAKKEMELLIMTKDSGKVFTASPASVTATSFSEDTLKKEKQAAYTTDTYLMSEANGDVKTVSAKGKAASADFYGYNRHRGGGSGRGAGSGVSGGGGKGSWGVAPAWCPCGSCCSWWKWLLGLLLTWLLLLGLLFGLIALAEEVRNLKARVDELEKVRSSVLLYNEKMERSSQDSVPGVAPRLGEGVGKSGLDGYSQEDLWQFMRGKLMAEQENGNLRGSPGPKGDMGSQGAKGDRGFPGTPGIPGPLGHQGPEGPKGQKGSVGEPGMEGPMGQRGREGPMGPRGEPGPPGFGEKGDRGDAGQPGIQGPPGVPGSVGPKGSSGFPGPQGPPGSVGRQGLRGEVGLPGIKGDKGPMGPPGPKGDQGEKGPRGLTGEPGLKGLPGAVGEPGPKGAMGQAGPDGHQGPRGEQGLPGMPGTRGLPGPSGDPGKPGLTGPQGPQGLPGTPGRPGAKGEPGAPGRIVTSEGSSTLTVPGPPGPPGAMGPPGPPGASGPVGPAGLPGQQGPRGEPGLPGESFMGSSSSISEVLSAQGLDLRGPPGPPGPPGPPGPSIPGPPGPRGPAGEGLPGPPGPPGSLLTSSETFFSGPPGPPGPPGPKGEQGAPGPRGHQGEQGLPGFSASGSSSLGLNLQGPPGPPGPQGPKGDRGDPGVPGAPGIPSGPSRGGSSSSTMFMQGPPGPPGPPGPPGSISSSGLEIQQYVSDYMQSDSIRSYLSGVQGPPGPPGPPGPVTTITGETFNYSELASLVVSYLQTSGYSISTSSTSISSEDILAVLQRDDVRQYLRQYLMGPRGPPGPPGASGGWSLQSLDYAELSSRILSHMSSSGVRIGLPGPPGPPGLPGPSYEELLSLLQGSEFRGIVGPPGPPGPPGLPGSAWSSISMEDLSSYLQTAGLSSIPGPPGPPGPPGPRGPPGVSGALATYAAENSDNFRSELISYLTSPDVRSFIVGPPGPPGPQGPPGDSRLVSTDSSYSRGGSSSSLSRASSHSSSTGEGGAFGLDMGLGRGYRAAAEGGMYGGDGGFGASFAGGPDYNELAVRVSESLQRQGLLQGMAYTVQGPPGRPGPQGPPGISKVFSAYSNVTEDLMDFFRTYGAIPGPPGQKGEMGIPGPKGERGPAGPPGQPGPPSPRGHKGEKGDKGDQVYAGRRRRSIAVKP, from the exons ATGGATGTAACCAAGAAGAACAAACGAGATGGCACTGAAGTCACTGAAAGAA tTATCACGGAAATGATAACTACAAGACTTACGTCCTTACCACCAA AAGGGGGCACCAGCAACGGTTATGCTAAAACAGGCTCTCTTGGCGGAGGGAGCCGGCAGGAGAAGCAGAGCCTGATGCATGGCAGCAGTGGCTACATAAACTCGA GTGGGAGCACACGAGGCAATGCCTCTACCTCCAGTTACAGGAGGGCCCCTGGTGAGTTGGCCTCCACTCTGCCCAACTCACCAGGCTCGACCTTTGAGAGAAAAACTCACGTCACCCGCCATGGAACATACGAAG GGAGCTCCAGCGGCAACTCTTCCCCTGAGTACCCGCGGAAGGAATTCG cGTCTTCTTCAACCAGAGGACGGAGCCAAACACGAG AGAGCGAGATCCGAGTTCGACTGCAGAGTGCATCCCCGTCTACCCGAT GGACGGAATTGGATGACGTCAAGCGTTTGCTCAAGGGAAGCCGATCAGCAAGCGTGAGCCCCACCCGGAATTCCTCTAACACACTCCCCATCCCCAAGAAAGGCACCGTGGAGACCAAAGTGGTGACAGCGAGCTCCCAGTCAG TGTCCGGCACCTATGACACAACCATCCTGGACGCCAGCCTTCCCTCCCACATGTGGTCCTCCACACTGCCGGCAGGGTCCTCCATGGGCACCTATCACAACAACGTCACAGCCCAGAGCTCATCCCTCCTCAACACCAACGCCTATTCTGCAGGATCAG TCTTTGGAGTTCCAAATAACATGGCCTCCTGCTCCCCAACTCTGCAGCCTGGAACCAGCACCAGCTCCTCAG TGTTTGGCATGCAGAACAATCTGGCCCCCAGTTCACCCGCCCTGTCCCATGGCATGGCCACCACCTCCACAG CGTATGGTGTGAAGAAAAACATGCCCCAGAGCCCTGCCGTTGTGAGCACTGGGGTGTCCACCTCCACGG CCAGCACCACAAGTGTCCAGAACGATGACCTCTTGCACAAGGACTGTAAATTCCTGATCCTGGAGAAAGACAACACACCTGCCAAGAAGGAGATGGAGCTGCTGATCATGACCAAGGACAGCGGGAAGGTCTTCACTGCCTCCCCCGCCAGTGTCACTGCAA CTTCTTTTTCAGAGGACACcctaaaaaaggaaaagcaagctGCATACACCACTGACACCTACCTAATGTCAGAAGCTAATG GAGACGTGAAGACCGTGTCCGCAAAGGGCAAGGCCGCCTCCGCAG ACTTCTACGGCTACAACCGCCACCGTGGGGGCGGCAGCGGCAGGGGCGCTGGCAGCGGGGTCTCCGGTGGAGGCGGCAAGGGCTCGTGGGGGGTAGCGCCAGCCTGGTGCCCCTGCGGCTCCTGCTGCAGCTGGTGGAAGTGGCTGCTGGGGCTGCTCCTCACCTGGCTGCTGCTCCTCGGGCTGCTCTTTGGCCTCATCGCTCTGG CCGAGGAGGTAAGGAACCTGAAAGCACGGGTGGACGAGCTGGAGAAGGTCAGGAGCAGCGTGCTGCTTTACAACGAGAAGATGGAGAGGAGCAGCCAGGACTCTGTGCCGGGTGTTGCACCGAGGCTGGGGGAAGGTGTCGGGAAATCTGGGCTTGATGGCTACAGTCAAGAAGACCTCTGGCAATTCATGAGGGGCAAGCTGATGGCAGAACAGGAAAACG GAAATCTCCGAGGAAGCCCTGGCCCTAAAG GTGACATGGGAAGTCAAGGCGCTAAAG GAGATCGAGGGTTCCCTGGGACTCCAG GTATCCCTGGGCCCTTGGGCCACCAAGGTCCAGAGGGACCAAAGGGACAAAAAGGCAGCGTGG GAGAGCCCGGCATGGAGGGACCCATGGGCCAGAGAGGGCGAGAAGGCCCCATGGGACCTCGCGGTGAACCAGGGCCTCCTGGCTTTGGAGAGAAAGGAGACAGAG GGGATGCTGGTCAACCAGGCATTCAAGGCCCACCTGGTGTCCCAGGTTCTGTGGGTCCCAAAG GTTCTAGCGGTTTTCCTGGCCCACAGGGTCCCCCAG GCTCTGTAGGTCGCCAAGGGCTCCGAGGTGAAGTGGGACTCCCTGGCATCAAAG GTGACAAAGGACCTATGGGACCACCAGGACCCAAAG gtgACCAGGGTGAGAAAGGACCCCGAGGCCTCACAG GCGAGCCTGGCTTGAAAGGTTTACCTGGTGCTGTGGGCGAGCCTGGGCCTAAAGGAGCAATGG GACAAGCTGGCCCCGACGGACACCAAGGCCCAAGAG GGGAACAAGGTCTTCCAGGGATGCCCGGAACCCGGGGCTTACCAGGACCttctggagacccaggaaagccag GTCTCACAGGACCCCAAGGACCTCAGG GACTTCCTGGTACCCCCGGCCGACCAGGGGCTAAAG gTGAACCGGGAGCTCCAGGCAGGATTGTGACTTCAG AGGGATCATCGACTCTCACTGTCCCAGGTCCCCCGGGACCTCCTGGAGCCATGGGACCTCCAGGACCTCCAGGTGCCTCAG GCCCCGTTGGCCCAGCTGGTCTCCCAGGACAGCAAG GCCCGCGAGGGGAGCCAGGACTTCCTGGTGAATCGTTCATGGGCAGCAGCAGCTCCATCTCTGAGGTCCTCTCCGCCC AGGGTCTTGATTTACGAGGTCCCCCAGGCCCACCTGGACCACCCGGGCCACCAG GACCATCCATTCCAGGACCCCCAGGACCCCGAGGCCCAGCAG GGGAAGGCTTGCCAGGCCCACCAGGCCCACCAGGATCTCTCCTGACCAGCTCAG AGACCTTCTTCTCCGGCCCTCCAGGCCCACCTGGCCCCCCAGGCCCCAAGGGAGAGCAAG GTGCCCCAGGCCCCCGAGGACACCAAG GAGAGCAAGGCCTCCCAGGGTTCTCAGCCTCAG GCTCCAGTTCTCTCGGACTCAACCTACAAGGACCGCCAGGCCCACCCGGCCCTCAGGGACCCAAGGGTGACAGAG GTGATCCCGGAGTCCCAGGGGCTCCCGGCATTCCCAGTGGGCCCTCTCGAG GGGGATCATCATCGAGCACCATGTTCATGCAGGGCCCGCCAGGCCCACCAGGGCCCCCCGGGCCACCAGGCTCCATCAGCAGCTCCGGCCTGGAGATTCAGCAGTACGTCTCTGACTACATGCAGA GTGACAGTATCAGGTCTTATCTATCTGGAGTTCAGGGTCCCCCAGGCCCACCTGGTCCCCCCGGGCCTGTCACCACCATCACGGGTGAGACTTTCAACTACTCAGAGCTGGCCAGCCTCGTCGTGAGCTACTTACAGA CTTCGGGGTACAGCATCAGCACGtcctccacctccatctcttCTGAAGACATCCTGGCTGTGCTCCAGC GGGATGACGTGCGTCAGTATCTCCGGCAGTACCTGATGGGCCCTCGGGGTCCCCCAGGGCCACCAGGAGCCAGTGGAGGTTGGTCCCTCCAGTCTTTGGACTACGCAGAGCTGAGCAGCCGCATCCTCAGCCACATGTCCA GCTCCGGAGTCCGCATTGGGCTTCCTGGACCCCCAGGGCCCCCAGGCTTGCCGGGACCATCCTACGAGGAGCTCCTCTCCTTGCTCCAAG GGTCTGAATTCAGAGGCATTGTTGGGCCCCCAGGTCCCCCTGGGCCACCAGGGCTCCCAGGCAGCGCGTGGTCCAGCATCAGCATGGAGGACCTCTCGTCCTACCTGCAGA CTGCTGGCTTGTCATCCATCCCAGGCCCTCCTGGTCCCCCTGGCCCCCCAGGCCCTCGAGGGCCCCCGGGTGTCTCAGGAGCTCTGGCGACATACGCAGCTGAAAACAGCGACAACTTCCGGAGTGAGCTGATCAGCTACCTCACAA GTCCTGACGTGCGCAGCTTCATCGTCGGCCCACCGGGTCCTCCCGGGCCCCAGGGTCCCCCCGGGGACAGCCGCCTGGTGTCCACGGACAGCTCCTACAGCCGGGGCGGCAGCTCCTCTTCTCTCAGTCGGGCCTCTTCCCACAGCTCCTCCACGGGCGAAGGGGGAGCCTTTGGCCTGGACATGGGCCTGGGCCGAGGCTACAGGGCAGCGGCAGAAGGCGGCATGTATGGCGGTGACGGTGGATTCGGGGCCAGCTTTGCTGGAGGTCCGGATTACAACGAGCTGGCCGTTCGGGTGTCTGAGAGCTTGCAGC